From the Gavia stellata isolate bGavSte3 chromosome 22, bGavSte3.hap2, whole genome shotgun sequence genome, one window contains:
- the POLG2 gene encoding DNA polymerase subunit gamma-2, mitochondrial, with protein sequence MALGCRQGGRWCGCAPLGRPVLRRRSPFARVAEGEEAGPLARPYGAAAGGDEAARGEELLELCWRRHFLRGGAEPRPALPWRAYLSGCHPGFGPLGVALRGNLAAQWWDSALAFREQVFAVDSPLHGPPAAGAPRPGQGLRLLHSETLREALQGRGCRQEPGGPSLEEVLGSAGMLRESLLPGALAQYVSCLELVNKRLPCGLAQIGVCFHSIPKSEQHNKNLRRIGERTTSLLTWFSSPRTAGQWLDYWLRQRLQWWRKFAVGPSNFSSSDFQDEEGRRGFNLHYSFPWGTETIETLKNLGDTELLQMYPGDSSKLLGRDGRKNVIPHVLSVSGNLDQGALAYLFDSLQLAENPLTKKKNSQRKVLKLHPCLAPLKVALDVGKGPTTELRQVCQGLFNELSENRISVWPGYLETMQVSLEQLYTKYDEMSVLFTVLVTDATLENGVVQLRSRDTTMKEMMHVSSMDTQQKN encoded by the exons ATGGCGCTGGGCTGCCGCCAAGGGGGCCGGTGGTGCGGCTGCGCTCCCTTGGGGCGGCCCGTGCTGAGGCGGCGGTCGCCCTTCGCGCGGGTCGCGGAAGGGGAGGAGGCCGGGCCCCTGGCGCGGCCCTAcggggcggcggccggcggcgaTGAGGCGGCGCGCGGGGAGGAGCTGCTCGAGCTGTGCTGGCGGCGGCACTTCCTgcggggcggcgcggagccGCGGCCGGCGCTGCCCTGGCGCGCCTACCTCAGCGGCTGCCACCCGGGCTTCGGGCCGCTGGGCGTGGCGCTGCGGGGCAACCTGGCGGCTCAGTGGTGGGACTCGGCGCTGGCTTTCCGGGAGCAGGTGTTCGCCGTGGATTCCCCGCTCCacggcccgcccgccgccggcgctCCGCGGCCCGGGCAGGGTCTCCGGCTGCTGCACTCGGAGACGCTGCGCGAAGCCCTCCAGGGAAGGGGCTGTAGGCAGGAGCCGGGCGGTCCGTCTCTGGAGGAAGTGCTAGGGAGCGCGGGGATGCTGCGTGAGAGCCTCCTTCCCG GTGCTTTGGCGCAATATGTTAGCTGCTTAGAATTGGTGAACAAAAGACTGCCGTGTGGCCTCGCTCAAATCGGAGTGTGCTTTCACTCTATTCCAAAAAGCGaacaacacaacaaaaatcTTAGAAG AATAGGCGAAAGGACCACGTCTTTGCTTACATGGTTTAGCTCTCCCAGAACTGCAGGACAGTGGCTCGATTACTGGTTACGCCAGAGACTCCAATGGTGGAGAAAG tttgcagTTGGCCCATCTAACTTCAGCAGCAGTGACTTTCAggatgaagaaggaagaagaggattTAATTTACATTACAGCTTTCCTTGGGGAACAGAAACAATAGAAACATTGAAGAACCTTGGTGATACTGAACTGTTACAGATGTATCCAGGGGATAGTTCAAAATTACTT ggCCGAGATGGAAGGAAGAATGTTATTCCTCATGTTCTGTCTGTGAGTGGAAATCTGGACCAAGGAGCATTAGCATATCTCTTTGATTCTCTACAGCTAGCTGAGAATccattaacaaaaaagaaaaattcacagAGAAAG GTACTTAAGCTTCACCCTTGTTTAGCACCTCTTAAAGTGGCCTTGGATGTAGGAAAAGGTCCAACAACAGAGCTGAGACAG gTTTGTCAAGGATTGTTCAATGAACTGTCAGAAAATAGAATTTCTGTATGGCCCGGTTATCTTGAAACCATGCAGGTATCTCTGGAACAGCTTTATACAAA GTACGATGAGATGAGTGTTCTTTTCACGGTCTTGGTAACTGATGCCACTCTAGAGAATGGAGTGGTCCAGCTGAGAAGCAGAGACACCACCATGAAGGAAATGATGCACGTTTCTA gtaTGGATACACAGCAGAAGAATTAA
- the DDX5 gene encoding probable ATP-dependent RNA helicase DDX5 isoform X1, which yields MPGYSSDRDRGFGAPRFGGSRGGPLSGKKFGNPGEKLTKKKWNLDELPKFEKNFYQEHPDVVRRTVQEVEQYRSSKEVTVRGHNCPKPIINFYEANFPANVMEVIQRQNFTEPTAIQAQGWPVALSGLDMVGVAQTGSGKTLSYLLPAIVHINHQPFLERGDGPICLVLAPTRELAQQVQQVAAEYSRACRLKSTCIYGGAPKGPQIRDLERGVEICIATPGRLIDFLEAGKTNLRRCTYLVLDEADRMLDMGFEPQIRKIVDQIRPDRQTLMWSATWPKEVRQLAEDFLKEYVHINIGALELSANHNILQIVDVCHDVEKDDKLIRLMEEIMSEKENKTIVFVETKRRCDDLTRKMRRDGWPAMGIHGDKSQQERDWVLNEFKHGKAPILIATDVASRGLDVEDVKFVINYDYPNSSEDYIHRIGRTARSTKTGTAYTFFTPNNIKQVNDLISVLREANQAINPKLLQLIEDRGSGRSRGDRRDRYSAGKRGGFSSFRERENFERNYGALGKRDFGAKTQNGAYSAQSFSNGTPFGNGFAAAGMQAGFRAGNPAGAYQNGYDQQYGSNIANMHNGMNQQQYAYPATGAAPMIGYPMPTSYSQ from the exons ATGCCCGGGTATTCCAGCGACAGGGATAGAGG GTTTGGAGCCCCCCGTTTTGGAGGAAGTAGAGGTGGACCTCTCTCTGGGAAGAAATTTggaaaccctggggaaaaacttacaaaaaagaaatggaatttaGATGAGCTGCCCAAATTTGAGAAGAACTTCTATCAAGAACATCCTGATGTAGTTAGACGTACTGTG CAAGAAGTTGAACAGTACAGATCAAGCAAAGAAGTCACAGTTAGGGGCCATAACTGTCCAAAACCGATTATAAACTTCTATGAAGCTAACTTTCCTG CAAATGTTATGGAAGTAATTCAGAGGCAGAACTTCACTGAACCAACTGCTATTCAAGCACAAGGTTGGCCTGTTGCATTGAGTGGATTGGATATGGTTGGAGTGGCACAGACTGGATCAGGGAAAACGCTGTCT TACTTGTTGCCTGCTATTGTGCATATAAATCATCAGCCATTCCTGGAGCGAGGAGATGGACCTATT TGTCTTGTGCTGGCACCAACTCGTGAACTGGCTCAACAAGTGCAGCAAGTAGCTGCTGAGTATAGCAGAGCATGCCGTTTGAAGTCTACATGTATTTATGGAGGTGCTCCGAAGGGACCACAAATTCGTGACTTAGAAAGAG GTGTGGAAATCTGCATTGCAACACCTGGAAGACTTATAGACTTCTTAGAAGCTGGAAAGACCAATCTCAGGAGGTGTACTTACCTTGTCCTTGATGAAGCTGACAGGATGCTTGACATGGGATTTGAACCTCAGATCAGAAAAATTGTGGATCAGATAAGA CCTGACAGGCAAACTCTGATGTGGAGTGCCACATGGCCAAAGGAAGTAAGGCAGCTGGCTGAAGACTTTTTGAAAGAGTATGTACACATCAACATCGGTGCATTGGAACTAAGTGCAAACCACAATATTCTTCAGATTGTGGATGTGTGTCATGATGTAGAGAAAGATGACAA GCTTATTCGTTTGATGGAAGAAATAATgagtgagaaggaaaataaaacaattgttTTTGTGGAAACCAAAAGACGGTGTGATGATCTTACCAGAAAAATGAGGAGAGATGG GTGGCCAGCAATGGGTATTCATGGTGATAAAAGTCAGCAGGAGCGGGACTGGGTTCTAAATG AATTCAAACATGGAAAAGCACCAATCCTGATTGCTACAGATGTTGCATCCAGAGGTCTAG ATGTGGAAGATGTGAAATTTGTCATCAATTATGACTACCCTAACTCCTCAGAGGACTATATCCACCGAATTGGACGAACTGCCCGCAGTACCAAAACAGGCACAGCATACACATTCTTTACTCCTAACAATATTAAGCAAGTAAATGACCTCATCTCTGTGCTTCGGGAGGCTAATCAAGCCATCAACCCCAAATTGCTTCAGTTGATTGAAGACAGAGGTTCAG GTCGTTCCCGAGGTGATCGACGTGACAGATATTCTGCGGGCAAAAGGGGTGGATTTAGTAGTTTTAGAGAGAGGGAGAACTTTGAGAGAAACTATGGTGCACTAGGAAAGAGAGACTTTGGAGCAAAAACTCAGAATGGGGCCTACAGTGCCCAAAGTTTCAGTAATGGAACTCCTTTTGGAAATGGCTTTGCAGCTGCAGGCATGCAAGCTGGCTTCAGGGCCGGTAACCCTGCAGGAGCGTACCAGAATGGCTATGATCAGCAGTATGGAAGTAATATTGCAAATATGCACAATGGCATGAACCAACAGCAGTATGCATATCCTGCCACTGGTGCTGCTCCTATGATAGGTTACCCAATGCCGACAAGTTATTCTCAATAA
- the DDX5 gene encoding probable ATP-dependent RNA helicase DDX5 isoform X2 produces the protein MPGFGAPRFGGSRGGPLSGKKFGNPGEKLTKKKWNLDELPKFEKNFYQEHPDVVRRTVQEVEQYRSSKEVTVRGHNCPKPIINFYEANFPANVMEVIQRQNFTEPTAIQAQGWPVALSGLDMVGVAQTGSGKTLSYLLPAIVHINHQPFLERGDGPICLVLAPTRELAQQVQQVAAEYSRACRLKSTCIYGGAPKGPQIRDLERGVEICIATPGRLIDFLEAGKTNLRRCTYLVLDEADRMLDMGFEPQIRKIVDQIRPDRQTLMWSATWPKEVRQLAEDFLKEYVHINIGALELSANHNILQIVDVCHDVEKDDKLIRLMEEIMSEKENKTIVFVETKRRCDDLTRKMRRDGWPAMGIHGDKSQQERDWVLNEFKHGKAPILIATDVASRGLDVEDVKFVINYDYPNSSEDYIHRIGRTARSTKTGTAYTFFTPNNIKQVNDLISVLREANQAINPKLLQLIEDRGSGRSRGDRRDRYSAGKRGGFSSFRERENFERNYGALGKRDFGAKTQNGAYSAQSFSNGTPFGNGFAAAGMQAGFRAGNPAGAYQNGYDQQYGSNIANMHNGMNQQQYAYPATGAAPMIGYPMPTSYSQ, from the exons ATGCCCGG GTTTGGAGCCCCCCGTTTTGGAGGAAGTAGAGGTGGACCTCTCTCTGGGAAGAAATTTggaaaccctggggaaaaacttacaaaaaagaaatggaatttaGATGAGCTGCCCAAATTTGAGAAGAACTTCTATCAAGAACATCCTGATGTAGTTAGACGTACTGTG CAAGAAGTTGAACAGTACAGATCAAGCAAAGAAGTCACAGTTAGGGGCCATAACTGTCCAAAACCGATTATAAACTTCTATGAAGCTAACTTTCCTG CAAATGTTATGGAAGTAATTCAGAGGCAGAACTTCACTGAACCAACTGCTATTCAAGCACAAGGTTGGCCTGTTGCATTGAGTGGATTGGATATGGTTGGAGTGGCACAGACTGGATCAGGGAAAACGCTGTCT TACTTGTTGCCTGCTATTGTGCATATAAATCATCAGCCATTCCTGGAGCGAGGAGATGGACCTATT TGTCTTGTGCTGGCACCAACTCGTGAACTGGCTCAACAAGTGCAGCAAGTAGCTGCTGAGTATAGCAGAGCATGCCGTTTGAAGTCTACATGTATTTATGGAGGTGCTCCGAAGGGACCACAAATTCGTGACTTAGAAAGAG GTGTGGAAATCTGCATTGCAACACCTGGAAGACTTATAGACTTCTTAGAAGCTGGAAAGACCAATCTCAGGAGGTGTACTTACCTTGTCCTTGATGAAGCTGACAGGATGCTTGACATGGGATTTGAACCTCAGATCAGAAAAATTGTGGATCAGATAAGA CCTGACAGGCAAACTCTGATGTGGAGTGCCACATGGCCAAAGGAAGTAAGGCAGCTGGCTGAAGACTTTTTGAAAGAGTATGTACACATCAACATCGGTGCATTGGAACTAAGTGCAAACCACAATATTCTTCAGATTGTGGATGTGTGTCATGATGTAGAGAAAGATGACAA GCTTATTCGTTTGATGGAAGAAATAATgagtgagaaggaaaataaaacaattgttTTTGTGGAAACCAAAAGACGGTGTGATGATCTTACCAGAAAAATGAGGAGAGATGG GTGGCCAGCAATGGGTATTCATGGTGATAAAAGTCAGCAGGAGCGGGACTGGGTTCTAAATG AATTCAAACATGGAAAAGCACCAATCCTGATTGCTACAGATGTTGCATCCAGAGGTCTAG ATGTGGAAGATGTGAAATTTGTCATCAATTATGACTACCCTAACTCCTCAGAGGACTATATCCACCGAATTGGACGAACTGCCCGCAGTACCAAAACAGGCACAGCATACACATTCTTTACTCCTAACAATATTAAGCAAGTAAATGACCTCATCTCTGTGCTTCGGGAGGCTAATCAAGCCATCAACCCCAAATTGCTTCAGTTGATTGAAGACAGAGGTTCAG GTCGTTCCCGAGGTGATCGACGTGACAGATATTCTGCGGGCAAAAGGGGTGGATTTAGTAGTTTTAGAGAGAGGGAGAACTTTGAGAGAAACTATGGTGCACTAGGAAAGAGAGACTTTGGAGCAAAAACTCAGAATGGGGCCTACAGTGCCCAAAGTTTCAGTAATGGAACTCCTTTTGGAAATGGCTTTGCAGCTGCAGGCATGCAAGCTGGCTTCAGGGCCGGTAACCCTGCAGGAGCGTACCAGAATGGCTATGATCAGCAGTATGGAAGTAATATTGCAAATATGCACAATGGCATGAACCAACAGCAGTATGCATATCCTGCCACTGGTGCTGCTCCTATGATAGGTTACCCAATGCCGACAAGTTATTCTCAATAA